From the Lathyrus oleraceus cultivar Zhongwan6 chromosome 4, CAAS_Psat_ZW6_1.0, whole genome shotgun sequence genome, one window contains:
- the LOC127137127 gene encoding TOM1-like protein 5, whose protein sequence is MTSRDERIVSRAIEVNEQFQKSLDKHYELLSSQVTTTVNHFDCEEAEEEEEEPEQLFRRLRKGKACVRPGDEETEPQFPRLSLLEERLNRPLIRPLESSQEAHTAPVPVVVPPPSAKPPPVTIPPPPQQIQPSSFTHPAKHNQKIQNHVQE, encoded by the coding sequence ATGACTTCTAGAGATGAAAGGATAGTTTCCCGAGCAATCGAAGTGAATGAGCAGTTTCAAAAATCTCTAGATAAACATTATGAGCTTCTTTCTAGCCAGGTTACAACAACCGTGAATCACTTCGACTGTGAAGAAGCGGAGGAGGAGGAAGAAGAACCCGAACAGTTATTCAGAAGATTACGCAAAGGAAAAGCTTGTGTAAGGCCTGGAGATGAAGAAACTGAACCTCAGTTTCCTCGATTGAGTTTACTTGAAGAGAGGCTCAATCGTCCACTAATACGACCACTAGAATCATCTCAGGAAGCTCACACTGCTCCTGTACCTGTTGTAGTTCCACCTCCAAGTGCAAAGCCTCCTCCTGTTACAATTCCACCACCGCCACAACAAATTCAACCATCTTCTTTCACCCACCCTGCAAAGCATAACCAGAAAATTCAAAACCATGTTCAAGAATAA